The following coding sequences lie in one Lolium perenne isolate Kyuss_39 chromosome 2, Kyuss_2.0, whole genome shotgun sequence genomic window:
- the LOC127330497 gene encoding uncharacterized protein, translated as MRTQMVIRMHISSDKGYSKAIKVAAAVTGVESVTITGEDRNLLLVIGAGIDSNRITEKLRRKVGKAEVVELRTVDHHYGSNHPGDHHPYRYHPNQSLYKHEAALDLHYYTEGYQNAAGTYGHDYYGGGGGYQGHQYKQHNYYAYAPTPGNTHTVVHHGHGYSDDPNSCSIM; from the exons ATGAGG ACGCAGATGGTGATCAGGATGCACATCAGCTCTGACAAGGGCTATTCCAAAGCTATCAAGGTGGCAGCTGCAGTCACCG GTGTTGAGTCCGTGACGATCACGGGCGAGGACAGGAACCTACTGCTGGTGATCGGCGCCGGGATCGACTCAAACCGCATCACCGAAAAGCTGCGCCGCAAGGTCGGCAAAGCGGAGGTGGTGGAGCTGCGCACAGTCGACCACCACTATGGATCAAACCACCCCGGCGACCACCATCCGTACCGCTACCACCCGAACCAGAGCCTGTACAAGCACGAGGCCGCGCTCGACCTCCACTACTACACCGAGGGCTACCAGAACGCGGCCGGGACGTACGGACATGACTActacggcggcggtggtggctacCAGGGCCACCAGTACAAGCAGCACAACTACTATGCCTATGCGCCGACGCCGGGGAACACCCACACGGTGGTACACCACGGCCACGGGTACTCGGACGATCCCAACAGCTGCTCCATCATGTAG